From the Primulina tabacum isolate GXHZ01 chromosome 15, ASM2559414v2, whole genome shotgun sequence genome, one window contains:
- the LOC142527502 gene encoding scarecrow-like protein 3 has protein sequence MIQEEGSSSICSSPLQKFSMMSFSPSPGSPFPWLREMRSEERGLCLIHLLVTCANHVASGNIENANIGLEYISHLASPDGDTMQRIAAYFSEALANRMLKGWPGLHKALNSTKIASVADEMLVQKLFYEFCPFLKLSYVITNQAIMEAMEGEKVIHIIDLNCFQPVQWICLLQEMSARPEGPPHLRISGIHEQKEVLDIVARKLNEEAEKLDIPFQFNPLVCKLENLDVEKLRVKTGEAVAISSVLQLHSLLAVDDEVLWKNSTLFANSPNAAHLRRVLQMSPQNLGDFLEKDWTSICNTSPDSASSSPIPLATSPDMATLLSGLWGLSPKLMMVTEQESNQNGLIFMDRIMESLNFYAALFDCLDSTMPRASIERQRIEKMLFGEEIKNIVASEGLDRKQRHEKLEKWIPRLESAGFGKVPLSYHVMLRARGLLQSYNYDGYKIKEENGCFIICWQDQALFSASAWRFRRCGR, from the coding sequence ATGATTCAAGAGGAGGGATCATCGTCCATATGTTCATCGCCTCTGCAGAAGTTCTCCATGATGTCTTTTTCACCTAGTCCAGGATCACCTTTTCCTTGGCTACGAGAAATGAGATCCGAGGAAAGAGGCCTTTGTCTAATCCATCTTCTTGTTACCTGTGCTAATCACGTCGCCTCAGGGAACATAGAAAATGCGAATATAGGCCTCGAGTATATTTCACATCTCGCCTCTCCTGACGGCGATACAATGCAACGAATCGCAGCTTACTTTTCCGAAGCTCTTGCCAATCGAATGCTTAAAGGTTGGCCTGGATTACACAAGGCTCTGAATTCGACTAAAATAGCTTCGGTTGCCGATGAAATGCTTGTTCAGAAACTGTTTTACGAGTTCTGTCCGTTCTTGAAGCTTTCATATGTCATCACAAACCAAGCTATCATGGAAGCAATGGAAGGGGAGAAAGTGATTCATATTATTGATCTGAATTGTTTCCAGCCTGTTCAATGGATTTGTCTTCTTCAGGAGATGAGCGCAAGGCCTGAAGGGCCGCCTCATTTAAGAATTTCGGGGATTCATGAACAGAAAGAGGTGTTGGATATTGTGGCTCGGAAATTAAATGAAGAAGCGGAGAAGCTAGACATCCCTTTTCAATTTAATCCTCTAGTTTGCAAATTAGAGAATCTTGATGTCGAAAAGTTACGCGTAAAAACGGGGGAAGCTGTTGCTATAAGTTCCGTGCTTCAGCTCCATTCTCTTCTAGCAGTGGATGATGAAGTTTTGTGGAAAAATTCCACTTTGTTTGCTAATAGTCCAAATGCAGCACACCTGAGACGGGTCTTGCAGATGAGTCCTCAAAATCTTGGAGATTTTCTTGAGAAGGACTGGACTAGTATATGTAACACGAGCCCTGATTCTGCGTCATCGTCGCCTATTCCTCTAGCCACATCACCTGATATGGCGACACTTCTAAGCGGGCTTTGGGGCCTCTCTCCAAAGCTAATGATGGTGACAGAGCAAGAATCAAACCAGAACGGGTTAATCTTCATGGATAGAATAATGGAGTCACTAAACTTTTATGCAGCGCTCTTTGATTGCTTGGACTCGACTATGCCAAGGGCATCAATAGAACGCCAAAGGATTGAGAAGATGCTATTCGGAGAGGAAATCAAGAATATTGTGGCGAGTGAGGGTCTCGATAGAAAGCAGAGGCACGAAAAGCTCGAAAAATGGATTCCCAGACTTGAGTCGGCTGGTTTCGGAAAGGTTCCTTTAAGCTACCATGTTATGCTGAGAGCAAGAGGATTGTTGCAGAGTTATAACTATGATGGCTACAAAATCAAAGAAGAAAATGGCTGTTTCATCATCTGCTGGCAAGATCAAGCACTTTTCTCAGCTTCGGCATGGAGATTTAGGCGATGCGGCAGATGA